The Candidatus Methylomirabilota bacterium genome includes a region encoding these proteins:
- a CDS encoding sugar ABC transporter permease, protein MAVGPASLARPAPAADRPLTLRGFVEREGVFSWLLLIPGVLFLLAFVAYPFFYGIYLSLQARRVSQPGTFVGLANFVALSQDPVFWQVASNTFVYTVVTTIFKAAGGLAMALVMNQRFRGRNLARAFLLLPFIVPTILSTVAWMWILDPTFSVVNWSLLHSGLITNNFSWLGNKHLAMVSIIAVNVWRGVPFYGITLLAGLQTISPDLYEAAAIDGATTRQRFWHITVPVIKPVLIIVTMFSVIFTFSDFQLVYALTHGGPANATHLFATYAFDVGMSAGQLGSGAAVALSMLPALALLIVGLTLYLRRE, encoded by the coding sequence AGGGCGTCTTCTCGTGGCTCCTGCTGATCCCCGGCGTCCTCTTCCTGCTCGCGTTCGTTGCCTACCCGTTCTTCTACGGGATCTATCTGAGCCTGCAGGCCCGCCGGGTGTCCCAGCCCGGCACCTTCGTGGGCCTCGCGAACTTCGTCGCCCTCTCCCAGGATCCGGTGTTCTGGCAGGTGGCGAGCAACACGTTCGTCTACACGGTCGTCACGACCATCTTCAAGGCGGCGGGCGGCCTCGCCATGGCCCTCGTGATGAACCAGCGCTTCCGCGGCCGGAACCTCGCTCGCGCGTTCCTCCTGCTGCCCTTCATCGTCCCCACCATCCTCAGCACGGTGGCGTGGATGTGGATCCTCGATCCGACCTTCAGCGTGGTGAACTGGTCGCTCCTCCACTCGGGCCTCATCACCAACAACTTCTCGTGGCTCGGCAACAAGCACCTCGCCATGGTGTCGATAATCGCGGTGAACGTGTGGCGCGGCGTGCCCTTCTACGGCATCACGCTGCTGGCCGGGCTCCAGACCATCTCGCCCGATCTCTACGAGGCGGCGGCCATCGACGGCGCCACCACCCGGCAGCGCTTCTGGCACATCACGGTGCCGGTGATCAAGCCGGTGCTCATCATCGTGACGATGTTCTCGGTGATCTTCACCTTCTCCGACTTCCAGCTCGTGTACGCCCTCACGCACGGCGGCCCCGCCAACGCCACCCACCTCTTCGCGACGTACGCCTTCGACGTGGGGATGAGCGCGGGCCAGCTCGGCTCGGGCGCGGCGGTGGCCCTGTCCATGCTGCCCGCGCTGGCTCTCCTCATCGTGGGACTGACGCTCTACCTGAGGCGCGAGTGA